GTAATCATACCGATCAATGAGCCAAGCACATTATTCGGGAACATGATACAGATAGTAGTGAAAATACGCAGGAAGCGGTATTTCACTGTTTTCTTATATAAATAACCATTCAACAATACGGTTAACACCCGCAGGTCGGCCACCGATTTACGCTGTTCTATCATCTCAAAACCGGCTTTTTCCAGCAGGCTTTTAAGACCGAAAGAAGAATAACGCGCATAATCATAGGGCTGTTCATGTTCATCCCAGGCAAAAGGTACCGTAATAATGGCCTTGCCGCCCGATTTCAGCACCCGGTTGATCTGTTGCAGAAATTCATCCGGATTAAAAACATGTTCCAGCACCTGGTTGCACAACACCGCGTCAAAAGTATGATTTTCAAACGGGAAACGGGTTCCATCATAAAATACGTCTACATCCTTCTTCTCCCGGTTGTAGGTGGTATCAATTTCAAGCCCTGTATAAGCGTCTACTGTAAACAGTTTCCGGTAAGGCTTGGTACCACAGCCTACATCCAGCAGGCGGCCCGATAGCTGCGGCGCTAATTTGGCCACTTCTTTGTAAAGACCGCGGCGTGCGATATAAAACGGGTTGATCACCAGTCCGAGCGGACCGGGATTAAACGTTTCTTTTAAGAGTAACTGCTGGAAAAATCCCATTTTAAATATTCTCGGTTTCTAATATAACTTCTTTACGGAACCAGCCTGGCATGATGCTTCCCAGGCCATCTATTATCTTATAGCCTACCGGTACATAGAGGGTACGCGTAATACGCATGCCACCGGTGTGCGCCAGCAATTCCCCAAAATCACGGATGGATAACTGGTGAATATGCCCGGTATTATACCATTGATAGCCAAACAGCATGGGCTTGGGCATACGACCGTATAACAACAGGTCAAGACGGTTTCGAAAGTAAGCAAAATTAGGAAACGATATGATCTGTTTCCGGGAAATACGCTTCATCTCTGCCAGCAGCTGTTCGGGGTACATCACCATCTGTATGGTTACATTACATACCGCCACATCAAATTCACCATCTGCATAAGGCAGCTTTTCATCGATCCGCCCTTCTCTTACAGAGAGCCCTCTCTTTACGGCTACCTGTACACCGGAGGGCGACAACTCCACCCCTTCACAGGTACAGCCTTTTTCTGCGATCATCATTTCCATCAGCGCCCCGTTGCCACAGGCCAGGTCTATCACTTTGCTGCCGGGGGCCAGCAGGCTTGTTATCGCCACATATTCCACTCTTTTTTCTGAAGGAAAATCTTCGTAGTTGTAGTTCCTGTTATCGTTACGCATAGTATTGTTATACCGGCTATTTCCGCTTTAGAGTTTTCACTATTTTTTGAAATACGCCGGTTTTGATAGACCGGAAGTAATCCGCAAAGGCGGCAGTGGCCTGTTCACTGGCTACTACCGGCAGCTTTTGCAGCCGCACCGGCTCCGTAGCCAGCGTCACTTCAAAATGAGGAGCATCCGCCTTATCCATGTGGGTACCGGAAGCATCTGCCCCGATATTCTGTACCAGCGATTGCGCCGGATATAAAGTAACCATATTTTTCAAAAAGGTGGAAGCATTCCACCGGATAGCCCAGGAGTCATTCTTTCCACTGATCTGCTTACGCAGCATCTTCATAAAATCGTAGGTATTATTAAAGTTGAAGGCGCTGCCTTCGCCTTTCAGTCGCAACGTATCATACAGTTTTTGCCCATCAGGCTCAAACTGTTTCCAGGCGCGGCTCCAGGTGGCCCAGCCCCAGCAGTCGGCTCCCCGGATGAAAAAAGTGGCAGGTAATGTTTCTTTTAGTGGATACACATAACCATGTATGGAAGCCACTTGCGGCTCATCTTTATACATCTCCAATGCCGCATTCATGTATTGCAAAAAAAAGGGGGATACTACCAGGTCATCTTCCAGTACAATCACCTGTTCATGTTTTTCCAATACTTCTGTAACAGCAGTAATGACTGATTTCGCCAATCCATAATTTCCAACCCGCTCCATAATATGCACCTTTCCGCACCAGTTATGGCTACGGATAATTGCGCGGGTAGCTTCAATCTGCGTCAGGTCCTCTTCCGCTGCACTGTCTTTAGGACCATCAGCAAAAACAAATAATTCGCTGTCAGTTGCCTCCGGATTGGCTGCCAGACTTTCCAGCACCCGACGGGTCTGATCCGGCCGCTTATAGGCCATAAGTATGATGGGTGCCAGTTTCGCCATTGCTTTTATTTAAATTTTCCCGTTCCCAAACCTTTTCCAATAGGATATATTCCTTCCACTTCAACACCAGGTAATGCAGCCCATTTCTCCAGGATAGCAAACTCCCCGTCACGGAAAGAGTCATCCAGGAACCACACGGCGCCTGGATTTGCCAGTTGTTGTAGTACCGGAACCGTATTATACCGGCTATTATCAGCGCCATTGGGTCCGTCTACTACCAGCCAGTCAAATTTCGTCATACCTGGCAACGCTTCCACGCCACCCTGTAAATGAAAATCATACCCCTTTGCAGGGTCGCTGACCGGAACATAGTAGATCTGCACGCCTTTCTCCAGTCCCAGTTCTTTCAACCGGGCATTTAATCTGTCTTGTTCCTTTTCATCCTGCTCAAATGATAACAGGATCCCATCCGGGCGATGCAGCGAAAAATATTTGGCAAACATCACTGTACTCACGCCACAGCCACATTCCGCAATCACGCGCGGGCGCTCTGCCACCAAACGTTGCCAGAGTAAGGTCATGGATTCAGCATCCAGTGTCCAGGAGCCCAGCGTAACGCCATCGTACAAGCCCTTTAGTTCGGGCACGGGAATATCCGCTCCGGCTGTTTTAAGGACACGATAGGAAGGTGTTAAGATATGGTGCTTGCTGGAAAAACGCTTCAAACCGTCGCGCTTCTCTCTCCAGTATGCCAGTGAATAAGGCTTAATGCCTGATTTCTGCAGTTTACTGTTCGCCAGTGCTACATAATTCCTGATGATAAAGTCTATAAGCATATTAAATAAGGTGCATTAGCCCATTACAAAATAAATTCATAATTGGCAGAACTGCAAAAACTATAATAAATAGTTCGCAACTGTTGTACATTAATTGGTAGGTGCTAATATAAATACGTGCCAAACATAATCTTTCTATATTTGCACATTACAAAAAAGTTCAATGGGGATCGTCCGTAAACAAAGCTTTTATTCATCCATATTAATATACATCGGGTTTGCCTTCGGCGCGCTCAACCTGGTGTTGTTGATGCCCAAAATCTTTACCCAGGAACAAATCGGTCTTACACGGGTGTTGATAGATGTGGCCACCCTCATGGGTACCGTCGCTTCTTTAGGGGCCATCCCGGTGATCAATAAATTCTTTCCTTTTTACGATGACTACCTCACCCCGAAAAAAAATGACCTCCCCAAGCTGACGCTGATCATCGCTATTCTGGGATATCTCCTGTTTGTACTGTTCACCTTTATTTTTAAAGACCTGATCATACGGAAGTACAATACCAACTCTCCCTTATTCATTCAGTATTTCTATGCCATCTATCCACTTACCTTTTTCATATTGGTATTTGGCTTGCTGGAAGCTTTCGCCTGGGGGATGCAAAAAACCATTGCGTCCAACTTCATGAAAGAAGGCGTTATCCGTATAGCCTCCACCGTCATATTGCTGGTATTTGCCTTTACTGATATCAGCTTCACACAATATATCAACTTCTTCAGTTTACCATATGCTATCAGCGCCGTAGCGTTGTTTATAGTGCTCAGAAGAACCGGCCATCTCAATTTTGCAGCCGGTGTCAGCAAGGTAACCAGCCGCCTGGGCAAACGTATGCTCGTTTTCAGCAGCTATGTATTCTCGTCCAACGTGTTTACCCTGATACGTAAAACCAACGATGTACTCATTATCTC
The Chitinophaga sp. MM2321 DNA segment above includes these coding regions:
- a CDS encoding polysaccharide biosynthesis C-terminal domain-containing protein, which gives rise to MGIVRKQSFYSSILIYIGFAFGALNLVLLMPKIFTQEQIGLTRVLIDVATLMGTVASLGAIPVINKFFPFYDDYLTPKKNDLPKLTLIIAILGYLLFVLFTFIFKDLIIRKYNTNSPLFIQYFYAIYPLTFFILVFGLLEAFAWGMQKTIASNFMKEGVIRIASTVILLVFAFTDISFTQYINFFSLPYAISAVALFIVLRRTGHLNFAAGVSKVTSRLGKRMLVFSSYVFSSNVFTLIRKTNDVLIISSLHGLEQAGLFSYATFVVGFIEVPQRSMYAITTPILASAWKNKDLAKIKEMYTKSSITLSIVGMGIFGAIWLSHNNLVLYLGPDWQAISQIVLILGIAKMIDLVTGINNQIIQTSNFWRFDFVCNILLVILSVVLNYIMQKRIGTIGAAYADLITVLLYNLVRYLFILIKFRMQPLSFKTLWALLLGIGGILLVMQIPFVLNMYVDTIVRTVAYVAIFGTAVIQTRLSEDVNNMWETMKAKIIR
- a CDS encoding methionine biosynthesis protein MetW gives rise to the protein MRNDNRNYNYEDFPSEKRVEYVAITSLLAPGSKVIDLACGNGALMEMMIAEKGCTCEGVELSPSGVQVAVKRGLSVREGRIDEKLPYADGEFDVAVCNVTIQMVMYPEQLLAEMKRISRKQIISFPNFAYFRNRLDLLLYGRMPKPMLFGYQWYNTGHIHQLSIRDFGELLAHTGGMRITRTLYVPVGYKIIDGLGSIMPGWFRKEVILETENI
- a CDS encoding glycosyltransferase; translated protein: MAKLAPIILMAYKRPDQTRRVLESLAANPEATDSELFVFADGPKDSAAEEDLTQIEATRAIIRSHNWCGKVHIMERVGNYGLAKSVITAVTEVLEKHEQVIVLEDDLVVSPFFLQYMNAALEMYKDEPQVASIHGYVYPLKETLPATFFIRGADCWGWATWSRAWKQFEPDGQKLYDTLRLKGEGSAFNFNNTYDFMKMLRKQISGKNDSWAIRWNASTFLKNMVTLYPAQSLVQNIGADASGTHMDKADAPHFEVTLATEPVRLQKLPVVASEQATAAFADYFRSIKTGVFQKIVKTLKRK
- a CDS encoding class I SAM-dependent methyltransferase, with the protein product MGFFQQLLLKETFNPGPLGLVINPFYIARRGLYKEVAKLAPQLSGRLLDVGCGTKPYRKLFTVDAYTGLEIDTTYNREKKDVDVFYDGTRFPFENHTFDAVLCNQVLEHVFNPDEFLQQINRVLKSGGKAIITVPFAWDEHEQPYDYARYSSFGLKSLLEKAGFEMIEQRKSVADLRVLTVLLNGYLYKKTVKYRFLRIFTTICIMFPNNVLGSLIGMITPSNEDLYLDNIVLIRKAKDQ
- a CDS encoding class I SAM-dependent methyltransferase; this encodes MLIDFIIRNYVALANSKLQKSGIKPYSLAYWREKRDGLKRFSSKHHILTPSYRVLKTAGADIPVPELKGLYDGVTLGSWTLDAESMTLLWQRLVAERPRVIAECGCGVSTVMFAKYFSLHRPDGILLSFEQDEKEQDRLNARLKELGLEKGVQIYYVPVSDPAKGYDFHLQGGVEALPGMTKFDWLVVDGPNGADNSRYNTVPVLQQLANPGAVWFLDDSFRDGEFAILEKWAALPGVEVEGIYPIGKGLGTGKFK